In Natronocella acetinitrilica, the following proteins share a genomic window:
- a CDS encoding glycosyltransferase produces the protein MVDIAIFGMFRPWGGTYRRLMNQIHVWTQQGWRIELVTFRDGEMFYPDEMPDSVRCVHLGTRGKFTTTLALWRYLRREQPRVILSVNHISNVILAQTGFLPDTGVKRFLSVPNTFGESEKLAEEPRRREQKFKEIRRLYPRSDGVIAVSDGVRDDLLNTVGLKGVTVERIYSGSVAQVTLNRAKEPVDHPWLTDKTCPVILSAGRLVPQKDYATLIRAFAKLRQRREARLIIVGKGRDQEQLEALAGELGVAEHMDLPGFVSNPYAWMARADVFALSSRWEGLVNAVMEALGIGTPIVSTDCPSGPREILAGGRYGILVPMRDPDALADGIDQTLRGEVPQFDHKEAVKPFRAETAAQAYLDFFGLDQPAGPRR, from the coding sequence ATGGTGGATATCGCGATTTTCGGCATGTTTCGACCCTGGGGCGGCACCTATCGCCGCCTGATGAACCAGATCCATGTCTGGACGCAGCAGGGCTGGCGCATTGAACTCGTCACCTTCCGCGACGGCGAGATGTTCTACCCGGACGAAATGCCCGACTCGGTGCGCTGCGTGCACCTGGGCACCCGTGGCAAGTTCACCACCACCCTGGCGCTGTGGCGCTACCTGCGCCGCGAGCAGCCCCGTGTCATCCTCTCGGTGAATCACATCAGCAACGTGATCCTGGCGCAGACCGGCTTTCTGCCGGACACCGGAGTGAAACGCTTTCTCAGCGTCCCCAACACCTTCGGCGAATCGGAAAAGCTCGCCGAGGAGCCAAGGCGCCGGGAGCAGAAATTCAAGGAAATACGGCGGCTTTACCCTCGCTCCGATGGGGTGATCGCGGTCTCGGACGGCGTACGTGACGACCTGCTCAACACCGTCGGCCTCAAGGGCGTGACCGTGGAACGCATCTACAGCGGCTCGGTGGCACAGGTCACGCTGAACCGCGCCAAGGAGCCGGTGGATCACCCCTGGCTCACGGACAAGACCTGCCCCGTCATACTCTCCGCCGGCAGGCTGGTGCCGCAAAAGGACTACGCCACACTCATCCGTGCCTTCGCGAAGCTGCGCCAACGGCGGGAGGCCCGGCTGATCATTGTCGGCAAGGGGCGCGACCAGGAACAGCTCGAGGCGCTGGCGGGGGAACTCGGCGTTGCAGAGCACATGGATCTGCCAGGCTTTGTTTCCAACCCCTACGCCTGGATGGCGCGGGCCGACGTGTTTGCCCTGTCCTCCCGGTGGGAAGGACTGGTGAACGCGGTGATGGAGGCCCTCGGCATCGGCACCCCCATTGTCTCCACCGACTGCCCCAGCGGCCCGCGGGAGATTCTGGCCGGCGGGCGCTATGGCATCCTCGTGCCCATGCGCGACCCGGACGCCTTGGCCGATGGCATCGATCAAACCCTGCGCGGCGAAGTACCCCAGTTCGACCACAAGGAGGCCGTGAAGCCGTTCCGGGCCGAGACCGCCGCCCAGGCCTATCTCGATTTCTTCGGGCTGGACCAGCCAGCGGGGCCCCGCCGGTGA
- a CDS encoding phosphotransferase, translated as MIRLLRRWKAQRSLRGQLQWLEGDLMAGDWRLYDDVALLPAAPGGAPDDYQQQLLRSLGGSHAGYRMLRLRGGEQSSCDLLIPRGEWTLLMDRDRRWMLRVGTSAERARRLVDNAAWLSQSFPCPHIEQATVSAEGAHAVRESFADGVPIRDADEHHWEPVYRQLLAACTRHAEYCDGVFDLSHAMDELARWNLPAWLQRALEAHRAGIDATLGNCPMLRAHGDCHNGNVFARADGNLLLIDLERAQSMPFFYDALSLLRGTAAVNGHLRRAYLDGAYDGPLTELWAAAGREWHPSHRVAALLAMPIAHAFRPQFSEADSAKRRDKFISACEKVREDCGLG; from the coding sequence GTGATCCGCCTGCTGCGTCGCTGGAAGGCGCAGCGCAGCCTGCGCGGGCAGTTGCAGTGGCTGGAAGGCGATCTCATGGCCGGCGACTGGCGGCTCTACGACGACGTGGCGCTGTTGCCCGCAGCACCTGGGGGTGCTCCGGACGATTACCAGCAGCAACTGCTGCGCAGCCTGGGCGGTTCTCACGCCGGCTATCGAATGCTGCGGCTACGGGGCGGCGAGCAATCAAGCTGCGATTTGCTGATCCCCCGGGGCGAGTGGACACTGCTCATGGACCGCGATCGCCGCTGGATGCTGCGGGTGGGCACCAGCGCCGAACGCGCCCGTCGCCTCGTGGACAACGCCGCCTGGCTGTCGCAGTCATTCCCCTGCCCACACATCGAACAGGCGACGGTTAGCGCGGAAGGCGCACACGCCGTCCGCGAGAGTTTCGCCGACGGCGTGCCCATCCGTGATGCCGACGAGCACCACTGGGAGCCGGTGTACCGTCAGCTGCTGGCCGCCTGCACCCGCCATGCGGAGTATTGCGATGGCGTGTTCGACCTGTCCCACGCGATGGATGAACTCGCCCGCTGGAATCTCCCCGCCTGGCTGCAGCGGGCGCTGGAAGCCCACCGTGCGGGCATCGACGCGACGCTGGGCAACTGCCCGATGCTGCGTGCCCACGGCGACTGCCACAATGGCAACGTGTTCGCGCGGGCCGATGGCAACCTCCTCCTCATCGACCTGGAGCGCGCGCAGTCGATGCCATTCTTCTACGATGCACTGTCCCTGCTGCGCGGTACGGCGGCGGTGAACGGCCACTTGCGCCGGGCCTATCTTGACGGTGCCTACGACGGACCGCTGACTGAACTCTGGGCTGCAGCCGGGCGTGAGTGGCATCCCTCGCACCGGGTGGCCGCCCTGCTCGCCATGCCTATCGCCCACGCCTTTCGCCCGCAATTCAGCGAGGCAGATTCCGCGAAACGACGTGACAAATTCATCAGTGCCTGCGAGAAAGTGCGGGAAGACTGCGGACTGGGGTAA
- a CDS encoding AAA family ATPase, with the protein MRRIELIGPPGVGKTTLLRGLAKPLAGQGLSMASPRLLALWAYQRRHGISGPRRSLEAWLYEVKGLQRWMRPKLEKELIRHEFRALRAAEAPWPAFLELALQRGHEAADTPALALERLQSYMSGAAAAHAADRLEGDEVIPFDEGLGQRGVSLGQGADADVVREYFRLMPAPAAVVFITAPADVITERLRQRNPAVTRFEAMVEPSLEICELAAAVCGDRDIPVIKIDATLGQDEATRRLAEGLAGVLGGRHL; encoded by the coding sequence ATGCGTCGCATCGAGTTGATCGGGCCGCCCGGTGTGGGCAAAACCACCCTGCTGAGAGGGCTGGCTAAGCCGCTAGCCGGGCAAGGGCTTTCCATGGCCTCACCACGCTTGCTTGCCTTGTGGGCCTACCAGCGGCGCCACGGAATCTCCGGCCCCCGCCGCAGCCTGGAAGCCTGGCTGTACGAGGTAAAAGGCTTGCAGCGCTGGATGCGCCCGAAGCTGGAAAAAGAGCTGATCCGCCATGAGTTCCGCGCCCTGCGCGCTGCCGAGGCCCCCTGGCCCGCGTTCCTCGAACTGGCCTTGCAGCGCGGTCATGAAGCAGCAGACACACCCGCGCTGGCGCTGGAGCGGCTGCAGAGCTACATGAGCGGCGCGGCGGCGGCCCATGCCGCCGACCGGCTCGAAGGCGACGAGGTGATCCCCTTTGACGAGGGGCTGGGCCAGCGCGGTGTGAGCCTTGGGCAGGGTGCCGATGCGGACGTGGTTCGCGAGTATTTCCGGCTGATGCCTGCGCCGGCAGCGGTTGTGTTCATCACCGCGCCGGCGGATGTCATTACCGAGCGCCTGCGACAGCGCAATCCGGCCGTGACCCGTTTCGAGGCCATGGTGGAACCGTCGCTGGAGATTTGCGAGCTGGCGGCCGCAGTCTGCGGCGACCGCGACATCCCGGTCATCAAGATCGATGCGACGCTGGGGCAGGATGAGGCCACGCGTCGGCTTGCGGAGGGGTTGGCGGGCGTGTTGGGCGGTCGGCATCTTTGA
- a CDS encoding glycosyltransferase, whose protein sequence is MLAPFKAWGGIERKIMILCHEFLALGVQPQLILTRGGVVPYPDELPKEVEIVDLGSGGKLDSVMKLTRFLKHERPAALLTAKDHSAKVAILSRILSRTDVPIFVKITNTLSFTLRRPMKRRSARWLYGYADRLIAVSGGVRDDLIENFGIPPEKVQVIYNPTVTPSIAERKTHPVDHPWLQGDGPPVIIGVGRLTPQKDFPMLIRAFAKVRQQREARLIILGDGPLHDELITCAREAGVGDDVDLPGYVSDPIPYLARGSLFALSSRYEGLANVLIEALAAGLPAVATDCPSGPMEILQAGRIGPLVTVGDADALAQAMLDTLDNPPTQETLARGLDRFRSDKVALQYLQVMGIKSSGVQAAGNGLSGSVE, encoded by the coding sequence ATACTTGCCCCGTTCAAGGCCTGGGGGGGCATCGAGCGCAAGATCATGATTCTCTGCCACGAGTTCCTGGCGCTTGGGGTGCAGCCGCAACTCATCCTCACCCGGGGTGGAGTCGTGCCCTATCCCGATGAACTGCCCAAGGAAGTGGAGATTGTCGACCTCGGCAGCGGCGGCAAGCTCGACAGCGTGATGAAGCTCACCCGGTTCCTGAAGCATGAGCGGCCTGCCGCCCTGCTTACCGCCAAGGATCACTCCGCCAAGGTCGCCATCCTGTCCCGCATACTCAGCCGCACCGACGTGCCGATCTTCGTGAAAATCACCAACACGCTCAGTTTCACCCTCCGTCGCCCCATGAAGCGGCGAAGCGCCCGATGGCTTTACGGTTACGCGGATCGACTGATTGCCGTCTCCGGCGGCGTGCGGGACGATCTGATCGAGAACTTCGGCATCCCGCCCGAAAAGGTGCAGGTGATCTACAACCCCACGGTGACGCCCTCCATCGCAGAGCGCAAAACTCACCCGGTGGATCACCCCTGGCTGCAGGGCGACGGCCCCCCGGTCATCATCGGCGTCGGGCGGCTCACGCCGCAAAAGGACTTCCCCATGCTCATTCGCGCCTTTGCCAAGGTGCGCCAGCAGCGTGAAGCCCGCCTCATCATCCTCGGCGACGGGCCCTTGCACGACGAATTGATCACCTGCGCACGAGAAGCCGGTGTCGGCGACGATGTGGACCTGCCCGGCTACGTCAGCGACCCCATCCCCTACCTGGCAAGGGGGTCGCTGTTCGCGCTGTCATCCCGCTACGAGGGACTGGCCAATGTGCTGATTGAGGCGCTGGCCGCGGGCCTGCCGGCGGTCGCCACGGACTGCCCGTCCGGCCCGATGGAGATCCTGCAGGCCGGGCGAATCGGGCCGCTGGTGACCGTGGGCGATGCGGATGCTTTGGCGCAGGCGATGCTCGACACGCTGGACAACCCGCCCACACAGGAAACCCTGGCCCGCGGCCTCGACCGCTTTCGCAGTGACAAGGTTGCCCTGCAGTACCTGCAGGTGATGGGTATCAAATCCAGCGGTGTTCAGGCAGCGGGTAACGGTTTATCCGGATCAGTCGAGTAG
- a CDS encoding sulfotransferase family protein, with translation MHLRRTISEHLNPLLSTLDGRVARHRVDPRILVSEPQGFVFYRIPKAGHSTVGNTLLHYDPSVTDAQRSELSAAGDKIGVYLRPREIGIRRSRIAWRKYFLFTFVRNPFHRTLSAYLDKVVRDRPPAAKNLGNSPTRDDGSVIGFSEFLDQLEQGALYTGPHWAPQVSLLPKDRSRLNFIGRLERIDADLPRLVNELFGVEANAEVKSWDPHRTDSSAKLAKYYDDNAIDRVRHLFREDFEAFGYSTDPDKPLPAA, from the coding sequence ATGCACCTGCGCAGAACCATCAGCGAACACCTCAACCCTCTGCTCTCAACCCTCGACGGCCGCGTTGCCCGTCACCGCGTTGATCCGCGGATTCTGGTGTCCGAACCCCAGGGCTTCGTCTTTTACCGCATCCCCAAGGCCGGTCACTCCACGGTGGGGAATACCCTGTTGCACTATGACCCATCCGTGACCGATGCGCAGCGTAGCGAGCTCAGCGCCGCCGGGGACAAGATCGGGGTCTATCTGAGGCCGCGGGAGATTGGCATCCGCCGCTCCCGTATTGCCTGGCGGAAGTACTTTCTGTTCACTTTCGTGCGCAACCCTTTCCATCGAACGCTTTCGGCGTATCTGGACAAAGTGGTCCGCGACCGGCCGCCGGCGGCGAAGAACCTCGGCAATTCGCCGACGCGGGATGACGGTTCGGTGATAGGGTTTTCCGAGTTTCTCGACCAGCTTGAGCAGGGCGCGCTCTACACCGGGCCGCACTGGGCGCCGCAGGTGAGCCTACTGCCGAAGGACCGGTCACGGCTGAATTTTATCGGCCGCCTTGAACGTATCGACGCCGATTTGCCGCGCCTGGTCAATGAACTGTTCGGCGTGGAAGCGAACGCCGAGGTCAAGAGCTGGGACCCGCACCGCACGGATTCCTCCGCCAAGTTGGCGAAGTATTACGATGACAATGCCATCGACCGCGTACGCCATCTGTTCCGGGAAGACTTCGAAGCGTTCGGCTACTCGACTGATCCGGATAAACCGTTACCCGCTGCCTGA
- a CDS encoding sulfotransferase family protein encodes MAEGTLKPTTSQRFKSLRYGLHPFYRRSGVYSLRHPVQRTASLPSIDSRIVVSSERKFIFVRVPKCANTTLLTTLWLCEKGLGTEDLERYSADERKQLLRKQTMRHVFLSPSDLSSSQAYEALKSYKSCIFVRNPFTRLASAYFYKIAKGRTAERLGLGPKPSFLRFCEFLRDGGLHADIHWMPQTHICPIPPERLHFVGRMENLVEDLDAMTQMLYQRSAPLLSRQHHATGADSRLRDLYGPEETEIVRNLYSDDFAAFGYSPEPF; translated from the coding sequence ATGGCTGAAGGCACTCTCAAACCCACGACTTCACAACGCTTCAAGTCCCTGCGCTATGGGCTTCACCCGTTCTATCGGCGCTCGGGCGTCTACTCCCTGCGTCATCCAGTGCAGCGGACGGCCAGTCTTCCCTCGATCGATTCCAGGATCGTCGTCAGTTCAGAGAGGAAGTTCATTTTTGTGCGTGTTCCGAAGTGCGCCAACACCACCCTACTGACGACCCTCTGGCTGTGTGAAAAGGGACTCGGGACGGAAGACCTGGAGCGCTACAGCGCAGACGAGCGCAAGCAATTATTGCGCAAACAAACGATGCGGCATGTCTTCCTGTCGCCGTCGGACTTGAGCAGTTCGCAGGCCTACGAAGCACTGAAGAGCTACAAGAGCTGCATATTCGTGCGCAACCCGTTTACGCGTCTCGCTTCCGCCTACTTTTACAAGATCGCCAAGGGCCGGACGGCGGAGCGCCTTGGACTCGGTCCGAAGCCTTCGTTTCTGCGTTTCTGCGAGTTCCTGCGTGATGGCGGGCTGCATGCCGACATTCATTGGATGCCGCAGACGCACATTTGCCCGATTCCCCCTGAGCGCCTGCACTTTGTCGGCAGGATGGAGAACCTGGTGGAAGACCTGGACGCGATGACCCAGATGCTTTACCAGCGCAGCGCCCCCTTGCTCAGCCGTCAGCATCATGCCACGGGGGCTGACTCCCGCCTCCGCGACCTTTACGGGCCAGAAGAGACGGAGATCGTTCGCAACCTCTATAGCGACGATTTCGCGGCGTTCGGCTACAGTCCGGAGCCTTTCTGA
- a CDS encoding sulfotransferase family 2 domain-containing protein, protein MIISHRHRFIFIHCRKVAGSSMKVTLAPHLGPDDLLLGSLHEVLKDSSPFQRWILRELAKPAGIAELLSASMKRRDWRSAMNKVLKKRHKRELGLSSSSHPTAVEVRASLGKTWDEYFKFCFVRNPYERAVSDYLYQTRLMAEPPSFSEFLDGVKAEAEAGDVKHDNWPMYTIDDDIAVDFIGRYENLKEDFRNAMLQIGLENVELAASEKRRRYPKPWQAYYGTGDQDRVESLFLREINEFNYSFEGK, encoded by the coding sequence ATGATCATCAGCCACCGGCACCGGTTCATATTCATTCATTGCCGCAAGGTCGCCGGCAGTTCAATGAAGGTGACGCTGGCACCTCACCTCGGCCCGGACGATCTGCTGCTGGGCAGCCTGCACGAGGTGCTGAAAGACAGCTCGCCGTTCCAGAGATGGATACTGCGCGAACTCGCGAAACCGGCGGGGATCGCCGAACTGCTCTCGGCATCGATGAAGCGTCGGGACTGGCGCTCGGCGATGAACAAGGTGCTGAAGAAGCGCCATAAGCGCGAGTTGGGGCTTTCCTCATCGTCCCACCCGACAGCGGTGGAAGTTCGTGCCTCGCTGGGCAAGACCTGGGACGAATACTTCAAGTTCTGTTTCGTTCGTAATCCTTACGAGCGCGCCGTCTCTGATTATCTCTACCAGACCAGATTGATGGCGGAGCCGCCAAGCTTCAGCGAGTTCCTTGACGGCGTGAAGGCCGAGGCAGAAGCCGGCGACGTCAAACATGACAACTGGCCGATGTACACCATTGATGATGATATCGCGGTGGACTTCATCGGCCGGTACGAAAATCTCAAAGAAGATTTCCGCAACGCTATGCTGCAGATCGGGCTCGAGAACGTGGAGCTTGCTGCGTCAGAGAAGCGGCGGCGTTATCCGAAACCCTGGCAGGCATATTACGGAACCGGCGATCAGGATCGCGTGGAATCTCTCTTTCTGCGGGAGATCAATGAGTTCAATTATTCGTTCGAGGGCAAATAA
- a CDS encoding glycosyltransferase family 4 protein, whose protein sequence is MRVLILVGRFHPNLTEWVEAFRLAGDDVTVITGGDSVNRVERVKPRIVPENAVSQSEAEAIAREIRPDLVIIRSKEDSYRRIVKAAKGLGAKAIYYDQRAYLRKKGFKPFHRELRKAFRRFRQGHPRVGITTTLGKGEVPRLWRHWIHVPMPVPDDIERRPYFKDGLPTVLMVGRLANEKKRHLWVLQALEESGHPYRLLVAGAGDDSHTTRPGKRSQDYYQKVKETLAAAGHRGSVELQEDLPHEQMAELYLQADIFVLPSTKELLGISVVEAMARGCAVIASNGVGACGYISHGKDGLIFPRASYEAFRDTLHTLLSDKDYTRALGQNAAKTIKNRHGHGDFVNQIRQIARV, encoded by the coding sequence ATGCGGGTGCTGATACTAGTTGGACGCTTTCACCCCAACCTGACGGAATGGGTCGAGGCGTTTCGTCTTGCGGGGGACGACGTCACCGTGATAACCGGTGGCGATTCCGTCAATCGTGTTGAGCGTGTCAAGCCACGCATCGTGCCCGAGAATGCCGTCAGCCAGTCCGAAGCCGAAGCTATTGCGCGGGAAATCAGACCCGATCTCGTCATCATCCGTAGCAAGGAAGACAGCTATCGCAGAATCGTGAAAGCGGCAAAAGGGCTCGGCGCCAAGGCCATCTACTATGATCAACGCGCATACTTGCGTAAAAAAGGCTTCAAGCCGTTTCACCGCGAGTTGCGCAAGGCCTTCCGGCGATTCCGTCAGGGCCACCCGAGAGTCGGCATAACGACGACACTGGGAAAAGGCGAAGTGCCACGCCTCTGGAGGCATTGGATCCATGTTCCCATGCCGGTTCCTGACGACATAGAGCGACGACCGTACTTCAAGGACGGGCTCCCGACCGTTCTGATGGTAGGCAGGCTGGCCAACGAGAAAAAGCGCCATCTTTGGGTCCTGCAGGCGCTTGAGGAATCAGGGCACCCCTACCGCCTACTCGTCGCAGGTGCAGGCGACGACAGCCACACCACCCGACCCGGCAAGCGCAGTCAAGACTATTATCAAAAGGTCAAAGAGACACTCGCCGCAGCAGGCCATCGCGGGAGCGTTGAGCTACAGGAAGATCTGCCACATGAACAGATGGCGGAACTCTACTTGCAAGCGGACATTTTTGTTCTGCCGTCAACGAAGGAACTGCTGGGGATTTCCGTCGTGGAAGCCATGGCCAGAGGTTGCGCCGTGATCGCATCCAATGGTGTCGGGGCATGCGGATACATCAGCCATGGTAAAGACGGATTGATTTTCCCGCGCGCTTCTTATGAAGCGTTCAGGGATACGCTGCACACCCTGCTATCGGACAAAGACTATACTCGCGCACTGGGACAAAACGCGGCAAAGACCATTAAGAACCGCCATGGACATGGGGACTTTGTCAACCAGATTCGCCAGATCGCGCGAGTTTGA